The segment CACTCGTCGTCAGTGGCCCTCCTTGTACGCTTTCACGAGCGCTTGCATCGCCTCGCGTGCGTCGCCGAACAGCATGTACGTATTGTCGTTCGTGAACAGCGGATTCGGGATATCGGAGTATCCCGGACTGAGGCTCCGCTTATTCACGATGACCGTCTGGGCGTCCCAGACGTGGAGCACTGGCATTCCTGCGATTGGGCTCGCCTCGCCGGAGAGGGCGGTCGGATTCACCACGTCGTTTGCACCCGTGACGATGACGACATCGGTTTCCGAGAAGGTCGGGTTGACCGCCTCCAGTTCCTGCATCTGCTCGTAGGAGACGTTCGCTTCGGCGAGGAGAACGTTCATGTGACCGGGCATCCGCCCGGCGACCGGGTGGATGCCAAAGACGACCTCGACATCGTTCGCTTCGAGGAGCGTCGCGAGTTCGGCGACCGCGTGCTGGGCCTGCCCGACCGCCATCCCGTATCCGGGAACGACGACCACCCGACGCGCGATGTCGAGCAGCATTGCCACCTCCTCGGGTGAGGTCGACATAACGTTCCCTTCGTAGATGTCGGAACTGTCCTCGTCACTGGAATCGGTGGCTCCGTATCCACTGAAGAGGACGTTCGTGAGCGTCCGGTTCATCGATCGACACATGATAACTGTGAGGATGACCCCCGACGCGCCGACGAGGGTACCGGCGATAATGAGGACGCTGTTGTCGAGCGCGAACCCGGTCGTCGCGGCGGCCAATCCCGAACAGGCGTTCAGGAGGGCGATGACGACCGGCATGTCGGCACCACCGATTGGAATAACTAGTAAGACGCCGAGAACCGAGGCGGCGGCGACTACCACCCAATAGGATGGCACCCACTCGGCCGCCGGGAGCACGCCGAAGAGCTGGTTCTGGGCGACGAGCGACGCGCCCGCGACCACTGCAACGACGAGAACCGCGAGCTTGAGGACGTTCTCCCCCGAGTAGCGAATCGGGTCCTTGAGAGCCCCCTGAAGCTTCCCCGCGGCCACGACGCTCCCCCAGAACGTGACGGCCCCGATGAGCCCTGTGATGGCCGCTGCCGTCGTCGTCTCGACCGGCAGTGCCGCGGACGCCGACGGTCCGAGGAGGTCGATGAGTTCCGCGCCGGCCACGAGCGCGGACGCGCCGCCGCCGAAGCCGTTGAACAGGCCGACGAGCTGCGGCATGTCCGTGGTGTCGACGGTCACCGCGAGCCACGTGCCGATACCAGCTCCGACGAGAAGCGCCGCGAACAGGACCAGCGGTGAGAGGATCTCGAACCAGAGGATGGTGATACCCACCGCGACGGCCATTCCGGTCGCCGAGATCAGGTTTCCGCGACGCGCCGTCCGGGGATGCGTCATGTCCCGAAGGCCGAGAATGAACAGAACGCCGGCGGCGAGGTACGCCAGTGAGAGCGTCTCCGACGGGAGCCCGACTGCGATACCTGGCACGGGTCAGTCCCCCCGCTGTCGGAAGCTCCGGAGCATTCGGTGACTCACCAAGTAGCCGCCGACGACGTTGACAGTCGCCATGACGACCGCGAGGAAGCCTAAACCCGTCGCGAGCGTCGAGTGGCCCGACCCCGCGACCACGACCGACCCAATGAGTGTGATGCCGGAGATAGCGTTCGTGCCCGAGATGAGCGGCGTGTGGAGCGTAGCCGGGATCTTCGTGATGATCTCGTAGCCGACGAACCCGGCAAGGACGAACAGCGTCAGGTTCTCGATGAACGCCATCACCGCCACCTCCGCGCGTTAACCATCGTTCCCTCCGTCGTCGGCTTCCGCATCCGTTTTAGTAGCCGGATCTGTGTCGATACCGCTATCTCGGTGCGAGGAACGGATTGCGCCCTCGTGAACGAGGAGTGTGGCATCGATGATTTCGTCGGTAGTGTCGACGTGGAGAGCGCCGTTCCGAAGAACGTGGTTGAGAAAGTTAGCGACGTTGTTTGCGAAGAGTTGACTAGCCGTCCGTGGGACAGCCCCGGGTAGATTCGTTCGACCGATGATAGTGACATCGCCGTACTCAACGGACTCTCCGGGCCGCGTCGGTTCGCAGTTGCCACCGCCCTCGGCCGCGAGATCGACGACAACGGAACCGGCGGCCATCCCGTCGAGCATCGCCTCGGTCACCAGCGTCGGGGCGGGCCGGCCGGGGACCGCCGCCGAGGTGATCACGACGTCCGCCGCGCCGACAGCGTCGGTCATGGCTTCCCGTTGCTTCTGATAGAACTCAGGGTCCTGTTCGTGTGCATAGCCGCTCGCCGTGACAGTCGTGTCTGTCTCAAGATCGAGCTGTACGAACTTCGCACCGAGACTCTCAACCTCCTCCTTAACGGCGGGTCTGATATCGTAGGCCCACACTCGCGCGCCGAGTCGCTTCGCGGTCGCGATGGCTTGCAGCCCGGCGACGCCCGCGCCGACGACGAAAACATTCGCGGGCTGAACGGTCCCGGCCGCGGTCATCTGCATCGGAAACAGTTTCGGGAGCGCGTCGGCCGCCGTGACGACCGCCTTGTACCCGCCGAGGCTCGCCATCGACGTCAGGACGTCCATGCTCTGTGCTCGGCCCGTCCGGGGAAGGAGTTCGAGCGCAAACGCGGTGATTCGGCGGTCGGCGAGGGCGTCGAGGGTCGCGTCGTCGACGGCGTAGGGGCCGAGCATTCCGATGATGGTCTGGCCGTCCCGGTAGGGGTCCGCGCCGCCGTCGAGGCGGGCGCCGAGACCGCGGACCTGGAGGACGACGTCGGACCGGTCGAACACCGCCGTACGGTCCTCGAGGACCTCGCATCCGGCCGCCGTGTACTCGTCGTCGCTCCAGCGGCTCGCCCTGCCGGCACCCGCTGCTACGAGCACGTCGAGGCCGTTGCCGATCAGCTTTCGCGCGACCGGTGGGACGAGCGCGACGCGAGTCTCGCCCATCGCCGTCTCGTCCGGGACACCAATTTTCATCAGTTCCGTCGCGGTGTCACGGCCTCGTGAGAGCTGTGCCTCGGTCGGATGCCGTTCACCGCCAACTCGTCCACCCGCCGTCCACAACGAGCGATTCGCCGGTAACATAACTCGCCAGATCGCTCGCGAGGAACGTGGCGGCGCCGGCGATGTCTTCGGGTTGCCCGTATCGGCCGAGCGGGACCATCTGGGTGAACTGCTCGGCCTGCGCGGCGGCCGCCTCGGGATCCGTCGCCTCGCCACCGATCATCGTCTCGATGCCGCCGGGATGGATGGCGTTGACACGGATGCCGTGC is part of the Halogeometricum sp. S1BR25-6 genome and harbors:
- a CDS encoding NAD(P)(+) transhydrogenase (Re/Si-specific) subunit beta, giving the protein MPGIAVGLPSETLSLAYLAAGVLFILGLRDMTHPRTARRGNLISATGMAVAVGITILWFEILSPLVLFAALLVGAGIGTWLAVTVDTTDMPQLVGLFNGFGGGASALVAGAELIDLLGPSASAALPVETTTAAAITGLIGAVTFWGSVVAAGKLQGALKDPIRYSGENVLKLAVLVVAVVAGASLVAQNQLFGVLPAAEWVPSYWVVVAAASVLGVLLVIPIGGADMPVVIALLNACSGLAAATTGFALDNSVLIIAGTLVGASGVILTVIMCRSMNRTLTNVLFSGYGATDSSDEDSSDIYEGNVMSTSPEEVAMLLDIARRVVVVPGYGMAVGQAQHAVAELATLLEANDVEVVFGIHPVAGRMPGHMNVLLAEANVSYEQMQELEAVNPTFSETDVVIVTGANDVVNPTALSGEASPIAGMPVLHVWDAQTVIVNKRSLSPGYSDIPNPLFTNDNTYMLFGDAREAMQALVKAYKEGH
- a CDS encoding NAD(P) transhydrogenase subunit alpha, coding for MKIGVPDETAMGETRVALVPPVARKLIGNGLDVLVAAGAGRASRWSDDEYTAAGCEVLEDRTAVFDRSDVVLQVRGLGARLDGGADPYRDGQTIIGMLGPYAVDDATLDALADRRITAFALELLPRTGRAQSMDVLTSMASLGGYKAVVTAADALPKLFPMQMTAAGTVQPANVFVVGAGVAGLQAIATAKRLGARVWAYDIRPAVKEEVESLGAKFVQLDLETDTTVTASGYAHEQDPEFYQKQREAMTDAVGAADVVITSAAVPGRPAPTLVTEAMLDGMAAGSVVVDLAAEGGGNCEPTRPGESVEYGDVTIIGRTNLPGAVPRTASQLFANNVANFLNHVLRNGALHVDTTDEIIDATLLVHEGAIRSSHRDSGIDTDPATKTDAEADDGGNDG
- a CDS encoding NAD(P) transhydrogenase subunit alpha, whose product is MAFIENLTLFVLAGFVGYEIITKIPATLHTPLISGTNAISGITLIGSVVVAGSGHSTLATGLGFLAVVMATVNVVGGYLVSHRMLRSFRQRGD